Below is a genomic region from Deltaproteobacteria bacterium.
TGATAGACCGGACCCTCATAGCCCTCGACGGGACCGATAACAAAAAGAGGCTCGGCGCGAACGCCATGCTCGGCGTCTCCATGGCGGTCGCGAAGGCGTCAGCAGCAGCCTCCATGCTCCCACTGTACAGGTACATAGGCGGGGCGAACGCCAGGGTCCTCCCGGTCCCCATGATGAACATCATAAACGGAGGGGCGCACGCGGACAATAACCTCGACATACAGGAATTCATGGTCGTTCCAGCGGGTTTTAGCTCCTTCAGGGAAGCGCTTCGGGCCGGGGTCGAGGTCTTCCACAGCTTGAAATCCATACTCAAGAAAAAGGGGCTTTCGACTGCCGTGGGCGACGAGGGCGGCTTCGCCCCGGCGCTCGGAAGCAACAGGGAGGCGCTGGAGGTCATTATCCAGGCGATAGAGAAGGCGGGCTACAAGGCCGGGCAGGATGTCATGCTGGCCCTGGACTGCGCGTCGAGCGAGATGTACAAGGACGCGGCCTACATGCTCGAAGGCCAGGAGCTTTCGGCAGACGAGATGGTCGACTATCTCGCAGGCCTTGTGAAGGATTTCCCAGTGATATCTATTGAAGACGGCGTTTCGGAGGACGACTGGAAAGGCTGGGCTCTACTTACGAAGAAGCTCGGCGAAAGGGTCCAGCTCGTGGGCGACGACCTCTTCGTAACGAACGTAGCGAGGCTCAGGCGCGGCATAGACGAAGGCATAGCGAACTCCATCCTCGTCAAGGTGAACCAGATAGGCACACTTACCGAAACCCTGGAGGCCGTGCAGATGGCCGTCAGGGCCGGGTACACGGCAGTCATCTCTCACAGGAGCGGGGAGACGGAGGACGCGACCATCGCCGATATAAGTGTAGCCACGAACGCCGGGCAGATAAAGACCGGCTCCGCTTCCAGGACCGACAGGACCGCCAAATACAACCAGCTTCTCAGGATAGAGGAAGAGCTAGGGACCGAGGCCGTATTTCCCGGCATGGACGCCTTCAAGGTAAAGAGGGCGCACTTATTATAAATCGGAAAACAGGCGGGGGCCGGGCAGAACAGGCCCGCTCCGCCTTATTTCCCGTTTTCCCCGGCATTATGTTATAATTTCAGACGGCCCGGATAGCCCCCCGTTATCCTGCCGTTTTTTCCACGAAACCTTGGAATGAGTCCCATCCTGCCAAGGCCCGTAACCGCGAAAAAAGTCCCGCGGGTTCCCAGGATAACCCGCTTTCCCGTCAGGTGTTACACTCGACTGCCGGCGTCTTTTTTCGTCAACCCTCAAACTGGAGGTTTTGTGTCGTTCGAAGGCCTTGTGATCGAGGCGATAATAATCCTGGCGCTTATAATCTTTAACGGCTTCTTCTCAAGCGCCGAGATAGCCATAATATCCGCAAAAAGAAGCATAATCGAAAAACTCGCCAAGGACGGGAACCTTTCAGCCGAAATCGTGAGCCGGATGAAGGAAAACCCGGACAGGTTCCTGGCTACCGTCCAGGTAGGAGTGACGGTCGTAGGCACCACCGCCTCGGTCATAGGGGGCGTCATAGCATCGGAGCACTTCAAGCCCCTCCTCCAGTCTATTCCGGTAATACCCCAGCAGGTGGCAAGCCTCCTTGCGCTCGGCGCGGTAGTAGCCGTAATCTCCTATGTTAGCCTCGTAGTCGGCGAGCTAGTGCCCAAGCACCTTGCATTGAGGTACGCCGAGAAGATAGCTCTTTTCTCCGCCAAGCCGCTCGACTTCATATCGAGGCTCACGGACGTGCCCGTAAGGCTCCTTACCGGCTCCACCTCGGCGGTCATGAGGATGCTCGGCGTAAAGGACACGGCCAAGCAGGTGTTCATATCCGAGGAGGAGATAAAATACTTCATCAAGGAAGGCCGCGCGACCGGCATATTCGAGGAGACCGAGGCCCAGCTCCTCCACGGCATATTCGAGTTCGCGGACAAGACCGTGAGGGAGGTCATGGTCCCCAAGCACAAGATAAGCGGGATAGAAATAAACACGCCTCCCGACGAGGTACTGAAGTTCATATCCGAGTCCGGGTTCTCGAGATATCCGGTCTACCGCGACAGCATAGACAGGATTGTGGGAGTGCTTTTCAACAAGGACGTATTCAGCTCCCTGGAGAAGGGCAGGACTCTGGATTTGAAGTCCATCATACGGACGCCTTATTTCGTCCCCAACTCCATAATGATCAGCAAGCTCCTCCGCGAGCTCCAGAGGCGGAAGTTCCACATGGCAATTGTCGTCGACGAGCACGGCGATATCGACGGGCTTGTAACAATCGAAGACATACTTGAGGAGATAGTCGGGGAGATCGAAGACGAGTATGACGTGGGCGCGGGCGGCCCCGTCGAGAAGCTACGGGACGGCACCATGATAATAGACGCCTCTGCGTCGCTAGGCGACCTCTCGAACCTCGGCATCGAGATAGAGGAAGAGGCAGAGGAGTACAATACCCTCGCCGGCTTCATGCTCGCGAAGCTCCAGAGAGTGCCGAGAGGCGGGGAGTTCGTCATCCACAAGGACATGCGGCTTACCGTGGTGGACGTCGAGCAGAACCGCATAATAAAGGTAAAAGTCGAGCCGCTTGAGGCCGGGAAAAGGAAAAAGGCCTGACTTCATCTATAAGAGCGGCCGGGGCTTTCTCCCCTGCCGCTCTCATTTCATCCTGCTTACGCCTGCCGCTTCAAAACCTTCATAAGCTCCTTCAAGGGCCTCGCGTTGAGGACGTCTTTCTTCTCAAGCCAGCCCCTTCGGGCCGTGTGTATTCCGTAGACGATATTTTCGAGGTGGTGTATGGAGTGCGAGTCGGTCGAGACGGCCACCATCACGCCCTTCTGTCTCGCGAGCAGGCAGTGGACGTCGTTAAGGTCCAGCCTGTCCGGGTAGGCGTTTAGCTCCATTGCGACGCCGTGCCCCTTTGCCTCGTCCATGACCTTCTCGAGGTCTATCTGGTATGGCTCCCTCTCGCCTATGAGCCTTCCGGTCGGATGCCCTATTATGTTCACGAGTCCCGTACGGATAGCCTTTATGACACGGGTAGTCATCTCCTTCATCTCCATGCGGAAACCCGAATGGACCGAGGCGACGACGCAGTCGAGCTTCCTTAACGCCCTTTCCGGGTGGTCTAGCGAGCCGTCAGCCCGTATGTCCACTTCCGTTGCCTTCAATGCCCTGAACTTCTTCCGCTGTCTTTTCATCCTGTCGTTGAACTCGTCCACTGCCCTCAACTGGGCGTTGAGGCGCGCCTCGTCGAGCCCCCTTGCTATGCCCACCGCCTTCGAGTGGTCGGTGACGGCCATGTACTCGTAGCCCATCTTCATGGCGGCCTCGGCCATCTGGTCGAGCGTGTACGTGCCGTCGCTCTCCTTCGTATGCACGTGGAGGTCGCCTTTAATGTCGGTCCTCTCTATAAGCCTGGGAAGGCTACCCTCCTCTGCCGCCTCTATCTCGCCCCTGTTTTCGCGTAGCTCCGGCGGTATCCACGGGAGCCCCACGGCCCTGTACACGTCCTCCTCCCTCTCGCCCGCCACCCATACCTCGCCCTTTTCCCTGAAGACCCCGTACTCGCTTATCTTGAGGCCCATCCTCCTGGCCCTCTCCCT
It encodes:
- the eno gene encoding phosphopyruvate hydratase, giving the protein MTNIIDVIAREILDSRGNPTVEVEVTLDGGFKGRAAVPSGASTGKFEAVELRDNDKKRYLGKGVLKAVRNVNEKISKEIRGLDASDQPLIDRTLIALDGTDNKKRLGANAMLGVSMAVAKASAAASMLPLYRYIGGANARVLPVPMMNIINGGAHADNNLDIQEFMVVPAGFSSFREALRAGVEVFHSLKSILKKKGLSTAVGDEGGFAPALGSNREALEVIIQAIEKAGYKAGQDVMLALDCASSEMYKDAAYMLEGQELSADEMVDYLAGLVKDFPVISIEDGVSEDDWKGWALLTKKLGERVQLVGDDLFVTNVARLRRGIDEGIANSILVKVNQIGTLTETLEAVQMAVRAGYTAVISHRSGETEDATIADISVATNAGQIKTGSASRTDRTAKYNQLLRIEEELGTEAVFPGMDAFKVKRAHLL
- a CDS encoding hemolysin family protein, translating into MSFEGLVIEAIIILALIIFNGFFSSAEIAIISAKRSIIEKLAKDGNLSAEIVSRMKENPDRFLATVQVGVTVVGTTASVIGGVIASEHFKPLLQSIPVIPQQVASLLALGAVVAVISYVSLVVGELVPKHLALRYAEKIALFSAKPLDFISRLTDVPVRLLTGSTSAVMRMLGVKDTAKQVFISEEEIKYFIKEGRATGIFEETEAQLLHGIFEFADKTVREVMVPKHKISGIEINTPPDEVLKFISESGFSRYPVYRDSIDRIVGVLFNKDVFSSLEKGRTLDLKSIIRTPYFVPNSIMISKLLRELQRRKFHMAIVVDEHGDIDGLVTIEDILEEIVGEIEDEYDVGAGGPVEKLRDGTMIIDASASLGDLSNLGIEIEEEAEEYNTLAGFMLAKLQRVPRGGEFVIHKDMRLTVVDVEQNRIIKVKVEPLEAGKRKKA
- the polX gene encoding DNA polymerase/3'-5' exonuclease PolX, which produces MENGEIAKVFFEIADLLEIKGGDTFRIRSYRNAGMVVEGLPESLKTLYAEGGEDGLKGIPGIGESTRNKIIELLTTGRCAYHRELLGEMPHGMLEMIKVSGLGPKKAAVLHKELGISGLEGLERAAEAGHIRGIRGFGEVTEQKILRGIREMKTRSRQFKLSAVVPYERSFTKYMSEVPGIMEVAPSGSYRRWKETVGDLDILVTCSDARAVMDHFVKHPDIAEVVSKGETKSTVVLASGLQVDIRVLDKRSFGSALQYFTGSKAHNVALRERARRMGLKISEYGVFREKGEVWVAGEREEDVYRAVGLPWIPPELRENRGEIEAAEEGSLPRLIERTDIKGDLHVHTKESDGTYTLDQMAEAAMKMGYEYMAVTDHSKAVGIARGLDEARLNAQLRAVDEFNDRMKRQRKKFRALKATEVDIRADGSLDHPERALRKLDCVVASVHSGFRMEMKEMTTRVIKAIRTGLVNIIGHPTGRLIGEREPYQIDLEKVMDEAKGHGVAMELNAYPDRLDLNDVHCLLARQKGVMVAVSTDSHSIHHLENIVYGIHTARRGWLEKKDVLNARPLKELMKVLKRQA